In Pseudofrankia saprophytica, one genomic interval encodes:
- the ltrA gene encoding group II intron reverse transcriptase/maturase — MVVDAPRGSKPFAISKHAVWEAWKRVKANKGAAGVDEQSIAQFEQDLKGNLYRLWNRMSSGCYFPSPVRAVEIPKRGGDGVRVLGVPTVTDRVAQTVAVMYLEPAVEPIFHQDSYGYRPNRSALDAVGVCRERCWRSDWVIDLDIRSFFDSIDHDLLLRAVERHTDQRWILLYVRRWLVAPLRQPDGTLVERDRGSPQGSAISPLLANIFLHYAFDAWMTREHPSVPFERYSDDVIVHCRTGRQAQYVRDAIAARLADVGLELNETKTRIVYCKSTYRSGSYEHERFDFLGYTFRPRLAVNSRGMGFVAFSPAVSDYAAKRMRQEMRRWRLHLRSGQTLLDLAQTVNAVIQGWINYYGRFRRSELVRVFSYLNDHLARWAMRKYKRLHRSWRRARRLLGQVARRDPGLFAHWQLGLRPKAG; from the coding sequence GTGGTAGTTGATGCACCTCGCGGGTCGAAGCCATTTGCTATTTCCAAGCATGCGGTGTGGGAGGCGTGGAAGAGAGTCAAGGCGAACAAGGGGGCGGCGGGCGTCGACGAACAGTCGATTGCCCAGTTCGAGCAGGACCTGAAAGGGAACCTGTATCGGCTGTGGAACCGGATGTCGTCGGGATGTTATTTCCCGTCGCCGGTACGCGCTGTGGAGATCCCCAAACGGGGTGGTGATGGGGTCAGGGTTCTCGGCGTGCCCACGGTGACGGACCGGGTGGCGCAGACCGTGGCGGTGATGTACCTGGAGCCAGCGGTGGAACCAATCTTCCATCAGGACTCGTACGGGTACCGGCCGAACCGGTCGGCGCTCGATGCTGTCGGGGTGTGCCGTGAACGCTGCTGGCGCAGTGACTGGGTCATTGATCTCGACATCCGGTCGTTCTTCGACAGCATCGACCACGATCTGCTGCTTCGTGCGGTGGAACGCCACACCGACCAGCGCTGGATCCTGCTGTATGTGCGGCGGTGGCTGGTTGCCCCGTTGCGGCAGCCGGACGGAACGCTGGTCGAACGCGATCGCGGAAGTCCTCAGGGCTCTGCGATCTCACCGTTGCTCGCGAACATTTTTCTGCACTATGCGTTCGACGCCTGGATGACCCGGGAGCATCCGAGTGTGCCCTTCGAGCGTTACAGTGACGATGTTATCGTGCACTGCCGGACCGGCCGGCAGGCGCAATACGTTCGGGACGCGATCGCGGCTCGGCTGGCGGATGTGGGCTTGGAACTCAACGAGACCAAGACCCGTATCGTGTACTGCAAGAGCACGTACCGTTCAGGTTCTTACGAGCATGAGCGGTTCGATTTCCTCGGGTACACGTTCCGGCCACGGCTGGCAGTTAACAGTCGGGGTATGGGTTTCGTCGCCTTCTCGCCCGCGGTCTCAGATTATGCCGCCAAACGGATGCGGCAGGAGATGCGCCGCTGGCGGTTACATCTTCGTTCCGGGCAGACTCTCCTCGACCTGGCACAGACGGTCAACGCTGTTATCCAGGGCTGGATCAACTATTACGGACGCTTCCGTAGGTCCGAGCTGGTCCGGGTCTTCTCCTACCTCAACGACCACCTTGCCCGGTGGGCCATGCGGAAGTACAAACGGCTGCACCGCAGCTGGCGACGGGCACGCAGACTCCTGGGACAGGTCGCACGACGCGACCCAGGGCTGTTCGCCCACTGGCAGCTCGGACTGCGGCCGAAGGCTGGATGA
- a CDS encoding TetR/AcrR family transcriptional regulator, whose translation MATERVHERRLSMEERREQVLTAAVAEFAENGYHAARTAAIAARAGISQPYIYALFENKKVLFLACQDQVHERIRGVFAAALRPAESPAESLRLLGRAYQVLLADEDLMRCRMQGFAAAADPEIRAHVHRCFVELFDAVKEMTGADQEQVARFFATGMLLTIGVTIDLPRSYAFAPPAH comes from the coding sequence ATGGCCACTGAGCGAGTCCATGAGCGGCGCCTCTCGATGGAGGAGCGCCGCGAGCAGGTGTTGACGGCCGCGGTGGCCGAGTTCGCCGAGAACGGTTACCACGCGGCGCGTACCGCGGCGATCGCGGCTCGGGCCGGGATCTCTCAGCCCTACATCTACGCGTTGTTCGAGAACAAGAAGGTGTTGTTCCTTGCCTGCCAGGACCAGGTGCATGAGCGGATCCGGGGGGTCTTCGCTGCGGCGCTGCGCCCGGCGGAGTCGCCGGCCGAGTCTCTGCGCCTGCTGGGTCGGGCCTACCAGGTCCTGCTTGCCGACGAGGACCTGATGCGGTGCCGGATGCAGGGCTTCGCCGCGGCCGCCGACCCGGAGATCCGAGCGCATGTGCACCGCTGCTTCGTCGAGCTGTTCGACGCGGTGAAGGAGATGACGGGCGCCGACCAGGAGCAGGTCGCCCGGTTCTTCGCCACCGGGATGCTGCTGACCATCGGCGTCACGATCGACCTGCCACGCTCCTACGCGTTCGCCCCGCCCGCCCACTGA
- a CDS encoding tyrosine-type recombinase/integrase, translated as MAVLREHHARQNTDRLKAGPAGPNTDLVFLNSDGASPYPAKISGRFRDLWTGAGLPPVRLHDLRHAAATLALAAGADLKTVQELLGHSTITITADTYTHVLPELARDLAENVARLIPRTARPHRQTAG; from the coding sequence GTGGCCGTTCTGCGTGAGCACCACGCCCGCCAGAACACCGACCGGCTCAAAGCCGGACCCGCCGGGCCGAACACCGACCTCGTTTTCCTCAACTCCGACGGCGCCTCCCCGTACCCCGCAAAGATCAGCGGCCGTTTCCGTGACCTATGGACAGGCGCCGGCCTGCCCCCGGTCCGACTCCACGACCTCCGCCACGCCGCCGCGACCCTGGCGCTCGCCGCCGGCGCCGACCTCAAGACCGTCCAGGAACTCCTCGGCCACTCCACGATCACGATCACCGCCGATACCTACACCCACGTCTTGCCAGAACTCGCCCGCGACCTCGCCGAAAACGTCGCCCGCCTCATCCCACGCACCGCCCGACCACACCGCCAAACCGCCGGCTGA
- a CDS encoding Hsp20/alpha crystallin family protein translates to MLVRTDPFRELDRLSQQVLGTLGTVARPTGMPIDAWREGEEFVAEFDLPGVDPATVDLDVERNVLTVRAERPALKGNGEVLVAERPRGVFSRQLILGDNLDTEKITASYHAGVLTLRIPVAEKAKPRKIAIDTSSDDRRAIHA, encoded by the coding sequence ATGTTGGTGCGCACCGACCCGTTCCGGGAGCTGGACCGGCTCAGCCAGCAGGTGCTCGGCACCCTGGGCACGGTGGCCCGTCCGACCGGGATGCCGATCGACGCCTGGCGCGAGGGCGAGGAGTTCGTAGCGGAGTTCGACCTGCCCGGGGTGGACCCCGCCACCGTTGACCTGGACGTCGAACGCAACGTGCTGACCGTGCGCGCGGAACGTCCGGCGCTGAAGGGGAACGGCGAGGTCCTGGTCGCCGAGCGGCCCCGCGGAGTGTTCAGCCGCCAGCTGATCCTCGGCGACAACCTGGACACGGAGAAGATCACCGCCAGCTACCACGCCGGGGTGCTGACCCTGCGAATCCCGGTCGCCGAGAAGGCCAAGCCCCGCAAGATCGCGATCGACACGTCCAGCGACGACCGCCGGGCCATCCACGCCTGA